The following coding sequences lie in one Spea bombifrons isolate aSpeBom1 chromosome 5, aSpeBom1.2.pri, whole genome shotgun sequence genomic window:
- the ZNF521 gene encoding zinc finger protein 521 isoform X2 gives MQVHERNKDCSQSGSRMEEWKMKDTQKCSQCEEGFDFPEDLQKHIAECHPECSPNDDRAALQCMYCHELFVDETSLLNHMEQIHSNEKKNSCNICSENFHSIEELYSHMDSHQHPESCNPSNSPSLVTVGYTSVSSTTPDSNLSVDSSTMVDVAPALTKSRGRKRAAQQTGDGSAPSSKQAKVTYSCIYCSKQLFSSLAVLQIHLKTMHLDKPEQAHICQYCLEVLPSLYNLNEHLKQVHEAQDPALIVSTLPAMVYQCNFCSEIFNDLNMLQEHIRSSHGFVNPVAKDSNAFFCPHCYMGFLTDSSLEEHIRQVHCDLSSSRFGSPVLGTPKDPVVEVYSCSYCTNSPIFNSVLKLNKHIKENHKNIPLALNYIHNGKKSRALSPLSPVTMEQSSLKMMQTVGGTPSRPAGEYICNQCGAKYTSLDGFQTHLKTHLDTVLPKLTCPQCNKEFPNQESLLKHVTIHFMITSTYYICESCDKQFTSVDDLQKHLLDMHTFVFFRCTLCQEVFDSKVSIQLHLAVKHSNEKKVYRCTSCNWDFRSETDLQLHVKHNHLENQGKIHKCIFCGESFGTEVELQCHITTHSKKYNCKFCSKAFHAIILLEKHLREKHCVFEAKTPNCGTNGASEQVQKEEVELQTLLTNNQESHNSHDGSEEDIDTSEPMYGCDICGAAYTMDSLLQNHQLRDHNIRPGESAIVKKKAELIKGNYKCNVCSRTFFSESGLREHMQTHLGPVKHYMCPICGERFPSLLTLTEHKVTHSKSLDTGNCRICKLPLHSEEDFLEHCQMHPDLRNSLTGFRCVVCMQTVTSTLELKIHGTFHMQKTGNGSAIQSTGRVQNLQKMFKCASCLKEFRYKQDLVKLDINGLPYGLCASCVNLNKSASPNANMAVPSNRPVLGQNENLPTIDGKNKAAVLKTRCSSCNVKFESETELQNHIQTVHRDLASDGSTTQLKTPQVSPMPRISPSQSDEKKTYQCIKCQMVFYNEWDIQVHVANHMIDEGLNHECKLCSQSFDSPAKLQCHLIEHSFEGMGGTFKCPVCFTVFVQANKLQQHIFSAHGQEDKIYDCTQCPQKFFFQTELQNHTMTQHSS, from the exons ATGCAGGTTCATGAGCGGAATAAAGATTGTTCTCAGTCAGGTTCTAGAATGGAAGAATGGAAAATGAAAGACACACAAAAGTGCAGCCAGTGTGAGGAAGGATTTGATTTCCCAGAGGATCTCCAGAAACACATAGCTGAATGTCATCCTGAATGTTCTCCGAATGATGACCGAGCAGCTCTCCAGTGTATGTACTGCCACGAACTGTTTGTTGACGAGACATCCCTGTTAAATCACATGGAGCAAATACACAGCAATGAAAAGAAGAATTCTTGCAACATTTGCTCTGAGAATTTCCATAGCATTGAAGAGCTCTACAGCCATATGGACAGCCATCAGCACCCAGAGTCTTGCAATCCCAGCAATAGCCCTTCCTTGGTCACTGTTGGCTATACTTCAGTATCTAGTACTACCCCAGATTCCAATCTGTCTGTGGACAGTTCAACTATGGTAGATGTTGCCCCTGCTTTGACAAAAAGTCGTGGGAGGAAGAGGGCTGCCCAGCAAACGGGGGATGGCAGTGCCCCTTCGAGCAAACAAGCAAAAGTTACTTATAGCTGCATATATTGCAGCAAACAGCTGTTTTCAAGCTTGGCAGTTCTACAGATCCACCTAAAAACTATGCATTTAGATAAACCAGAGCAGGCTCACATCTGTCAGTACTGTTTAGAAGTTTTACCGTCTCTCTACAATTTAAATGAACATCTTAAACAGGTACACGAAGCTCAGGACCCAGCACTAATAGTTTCTACTCTGCCTGCTATGGTCTATCAGTGTAACTTTTGCTCTGAAATATTCAATGACCTTAATATGCTTCAAGAACACATTAGAAGTTCTCATGGATTtgtcaaccctgttgcaaaagACAGCAATGCATTCTTTTGTCCCCACTGCTATATGGGATTTCTTACTGACTCTTCTTTAGAGGAGCACATTCGACAAGTTCATTGTGACCTCAGCAGTTCCCGTTTTGGATCTCCAGTTTTGGGAACCCCGAAAGATCCAGTAGTTGAGGTTTATTCTTGTTCATACTGCACAAATTCTCCAATCTTTAATAGTGTTCTTAAATTAAACAAGCATATCAAAGAAAATCATAAGAATATTCCTCTAGCATTGAATTACATCCATAATGGGAAGAAGTCTAGAGCTCTGAGTCCCTTATCTCCCGTTACTATGGAGCAATCATCTTTAAAGATGATGCAGACCGTAGGTGGCACTCCTTCAAGACCTGCAGGCGAGTACATCTGTAATCAATGTGGTGCCAAATATACCTCCCTTGATGGTTTTCAGACTCACTTAAAAACTCATCTCGATACTGTTCTGCCAAAATTGACATGCCCTCAATGCAACAAAGAATTTCCAAACCAAGAATCCCTCCTGAAGCATGTTACTATTCACTTCATGATAACGTCTACATATTACATTTGCGAAAGCTGTGACAAGCAGTTCACTTCAGTGGATGACTTGCAGAAGCACTTGCTAGACATGCACACTTTTGTATTCTTTCGTTGCACTTTATGCCAGGAAGTGTTCGACTCCAAAGTCTCCATTCAGCTTCACTTGGCTGTGAAACACAGTAACGAAAAGAAAGTGTACCGATGCACGTCCTGTAATTGGGACTTCCGCTCAGAGACTGACTTGCAGCTTCACGTGAAGCACAATCACTTGGAGAACCAGGGAAAGATCCACAAGTGCATTTTCTGCGGTGAATCTTTTGGCACGGAGGTAGAGTTACAGTGTCACATCACAACGCATAGCAAAAAGTATAACTGCAAGTTTTGCAGCAAAGCATTCCATGCTATAATTTTATTGGAAAAACACTTAAGGGAAAAGCACTGTGTATTTGAAGCTAAAACACCCAACTGTGGCACCAATGGAGCATCTGAGCAAGTTCAGAAAGAGGAGGTGGAGCTTCAGACATTGTTGACAAACAATCAAGAGTCGCATAATAGCCATGATGGAAGTGAAGAAGATATTGATACCTCTGAACCAATGTATGGCTGTGACATTTGCGGTGCTGCCTACACAATGGACTCTCTACTTCAGAATCACCAACTCCGAGACCACAATATTAGACCTGGAGAAAGTGCTATTGTTAAAAAGAAAGCAGAATTGATTAAAGGCAATTATAAATGCAATGTATGCTCCCGTACATTTTTCTCTGAAAGTGGTTTGAGGGAACATATGCAGACACATTTGGGTCCAGTAAAACATTACATGTGTCCAATCTGTGGAGAACGTTTCCCTTCTCTGCTAACACTTACAGAACACAAAGTTACACACAGCAAGAGCCTTGACACTGGGAACTGCAGAATATGTAAGCTTCCTCTGCACAGTGAGGAGGATTTCTTAGAACATTGTCAGATGCATCCTGACCTGCGGAACTCCTTAACAGGATTCCGCTGTGTGGTGTGCATGCAGACGGTCACTTCTACTCTGGAGCTTAAGATTCATGGAACGTTTCACATGCAGAAGACAGGGAATGGTTCTGCAATTCAGTCTACGGGTCGCGTACAGAACCTCCAGAAGATGTTTAAATGTGCTTCTTGCCTGAAAGAATTCCGCTACAAACAAGACCTGGTGAAGCTTGATATCAATGGTTTGCCCTACGGGCTGTGTGCCAGCTGTGTGAATCTCAATAAAAGTGCCAGTCCGAATGCCAATATGGCTGTACCTAGTAATAGACCAGTCTTGGGTCAAAATGAAAACTTGCCCACCATAGATGGTAAAAATAAAGCAGCTGTCTTGAAGACCAGATGTTCAAGTTGCAATGTTAAGTTTGAATCAGAAACAGAACTTCAAAATCACATTCAGACAGTTCACAGAGATCTTGCATCAGATGGCAGCACCACGCAGCTCAAAACACCACAAGTATCTCCTATGCCCAGGATCAGCCCATCACAGTCTGATGAG AAGAAAACCTACCAATGCATCAAGTGTCAGATGGTCTTCTACAATGAATGGGATATCCAGGTCCATGTGGCAAATCACATGATTG